The genome window GAGCATAAAAAACACCAGTGTTTTTACGCCGGCGCTGTGTGCCATACCGACGAGCTTGCGCACCTGTTCAGGGACAATGCCTTTTTTATAGACATCGCTCAATATCCTGATCGTGCCGGACTCCCCTCCAATTTGTATCTTCCTCAGGCCTGCCTTGTGCATGCGCAGGAGGAGCTCCCTGTCAATGGTATCCGCCCTTGTGTTGCATCCCCAGATAAGACCTGTATTTGCCTTTATAAGCAGATCCGTAAACTCAATGACCCATTTTTTATCTATCGTTAGCGTGTCATCCTGAAAGATAAATGCCTGGATACCGAGCGTTTCCTTCAAGGATAGGATCTCATCAACAACGTTCTGTGGTGACCGGTATCTGAGCCTGGTACCGAACAATCTCCTCAGTGTGGGCTGGCAGTATGTGCAATGGAAAGGACATCCTCTGCTCCCAATAATGTTCGTTCCCTTTTTATAGCCCTCGGTAACATCCATAAAATGCCAGTATTGCATGTATCGCTCATTCTCTATAAATGAGCGGTTGGGAAACGGAATTGCATCAAGGCTTTGCGATAAATTAAGCTCGTTTGACTTATATATATCCGCACCATTTTTAACCCATGCCCCCTTAACAGGTTTTAAATCAGGAAGGTTCTTTATAATCTCCAATGAAGCAAGTTCACCTTCCCCAATCACAAGGGCATCCACGAAGGGTATCACCGTTTCGGGTAGTATCGTTGTATGGGGACCTCCTGCAATGACGTACTTGCCAAGGGATTTTGCCATGTCAGCTATCCTGATTGCATCATTGAACATAAGGGTATCGATAAATATGCCTACGATATCGGTAGGAAAATTAATGATCCGCTTGAACACATAATCATAACTTTTATGAAAGGTCGTATCTATGATCTGGACTTCGGCGTTGAGGTGTTTTTTGAGATAGGTAGCAATGTACATTACACCAAGCGGCGGATCGCCGGACGTATATTTCATTCTTGGAAAAACTATTGAGATACCATAATGGTCAGGCATGGCGTTTGCTTATAGTCTCATGGTTTCTGAGATTGGGAATATTGTTCTACATTTTATCATTCGTTTGTCCGAATCCAACCAATTCGCGGACGATATATAATGGCCTTTTCTTTACCTCATTATAAATTCTTCCTATATATTCTCCGAGGACACCGATGGTAAAAAGCTGGACTCCGCCCAAGAATAAAATGACGACGAGAAGGGAAGCATAACCTGAAACATGGTACCCATAGACCAAGTTACGTATTACAATAAGTACAGCATCAATAAATGCAAAAAGCATAATCAAAAGCCCAAAAACAGTTGCAAATTGAAGCGGGAGATTACTGAAAGATGTTATGCCGGAGAGGGCAAGGTTCCAAAGTTTCCTGTATCCTTGTTTTGGCTTTCCCGCATTCCTCTTGTGACGCTTGTAAAAAATAGCTGTTTGCCGGTAACCAATCCATTGGAATAATCCTTGCATCAGGCGATTTTGCTCCTTCAGCTTTTTGAGCGTTTCTACTGCCGTTCTGTTGAGCAGGCGGAAATCTCCAGTATCTTTTGGAATGTTAATGTCGACGAGTTTCGCAATGACCCTATAAAAGAGGAAGGATGACCCCCGTTTGAACCATCCCTCTCCCTCCCTGAGTCGTCGCGTTGCATAAACAATGTCGTAGCCTTCTTTCCATTTTTCCATAAGCTTGGGTATAAGCTCTGGAGGGTCCTGCAAGTCGGCATCGATAGGGATCACTGCCTCGCCTGCAGAGAAATCAATGCCGGCGGTCAGGGCAGCTTGTTTGCCAAAGTTTCTTGAAAAATTTATAATCTTGACATTGTGGTCTTTTTTATTCAATTTCAATAATTCGTCTAACGTCGTATCGGTTGAGGCATCATTTATGCAGATAATTTCATACGTCACGTTGATCTCATCAAGCACTCTTTTTACCCTTGAATAAAATTCCGGGATGTTTTCAGCTTCATTATGCATGGGTGCTACGATGGATATCGTTAAACCTTTTTCTGTGTGGGACTCTGTCAAATGTTTTACCTCCTTGCTCTTATTACCATTATTCTCCTGCAACTGCAAGGCATCAAAAACAGGTCTGTTATGATCAACTGCGATATTACTCAGGACATCTATAATTGGTAGAAGAACCGTCATCTCTTAACAAGAAATAAGACAACACTAAACTTATCAGACCTGTTATTGTAAGAATTAATCCGATAAGAAAACTCAGGGGTTTGTATTCTAAGATCACAGTATGATCCCCTTGAGTAAGGAATATTCCGTCAAATGCATAATCAGTCCTGATTATTTTTGATTCCTGATTATCCACGTATGCTTTCCATCCCGGAAAGAAAGTATTGCTAATTACCAATAAGCCAGGTGATGATGTGTTGACTTTCATTTTAATATATGATGGTTCATAGCTGACGAACTTGACTTCAGCATGTGTATTTATTCCAGAGTTAGTCGTCGTAAAAGATGCATGTTTAATGTCACGATTCATAATAATAGCAAGGTTATGAAGTTGCGCAGAAAGATTATTTGTAAGCTCGAGAAATTCGTTATCATTATTTGCCACTTTGTAATCATAAACCATAAAGGCCCTGTCGAAGGCAGATAAGTTTTTATAGAGAATAAAACCTTTATCTTTAACTACAGGCTCCAAATGAAGACTTATAGAAGGTGCTGTATCATTTTGATTAAGCACGATATATTTTACATTTACGAGATTTAGAAAATCTGGAAGCGACATTGTTTTAAAAAGAAGCTCATACCATTTTACACCTAACGCATCGTAGTTTCTTATATCTTCTATTCCATAATAGGTAGTTATATCAGGTGGCCATGCTGGTTTATAATCAGGATTCATACTCAATGGAAAAGCCCTGAATGGAGGGGGCTGCTGCTGTAAGGTTTTCATAATCCTGTTTTGCGGATACAGGTATGCAAGATTTGTAGGTGCTTCGTACCGTATAAAGGGGAGTGCAGTTTGTGAAAAAACCAGTATTAAAAGAAGATAAAATTGTAAATTTACTTCATGTATTTTTAATACAAGTACTGTCATGAACAGAAATAATAACGTTATACCCAAGTCAGCTGCTGTATAAACATATAGCTGCCTTAAGATAGAAGCGTCCGCAGTTTTATTGATATAGAGAATATACAAGATCAGTAACAATATTGTAACAAATAAAATCATGAGCAGTGAAGATTTTACAGAATCAATGCTAAAACAATTTTCAAAACACTTATTCAACCAAATTACTCCAATCAGTATAATAAAAATATTTGAGCACCCAAACAGAGTCAAGGAATTACTTATATGAAATAAAGGGAAAAAAGTTATAAGATGGTGAAGTAGGGGCACATTAAATGTCAGGCTTCCAATATATACTAAGATTATTATAAAAATGAGGATGTAATTGTTTTTATGAAAGTTGGCTAATCCCGTTATAAAAAATAAAAAAATTGTTATACCGATGTATCCAGTGGCTCCGATTAACAAAAATAAACCAAACACAAAAGAAATAGGTATTTTAAATAAATAACCAAAAAAATTAGGCACTATACCGAGGAATAGGGCAGAAGGTGGCAGGTTAGTAGTGTGAAGAGCGTACGATCTTTCCAAATGAGTGTAACTTAAAGAAAGGTATTGCAGAAACGGAA of Deltaproteobacteria bacterium contains these proteins:
- a CDS encoding YfhO family protein — protein: MKTLQQQPPPFRAFPLSMNPDYKPAWPPDITTYYGIEDIRNYDALGVKWYELLFKTMSLPDFLNLVNVKYIVLNQNDTAPSISLHLEPVVKDKGFILYKNLSAFDRAFMVYDYKVANNDNEFLELTNNLSAQLHNLAIIMNRDIKHASFTTTNSGINTHAEVKFVSYEPSYIKMKVNTSSPGLLVISNTFFPGWKAYVDNQESKIIRTDYAFDGIFLTQGDHTVILEYKPLSFLIGLILTITGLISLVLSYFLLRDDGSSTNYRCPE
- a CDS encoding glycosyltransferase family 2 protein, producing MHNEAENIPEFYSRVKRVLDEINVTYEIICINDASTDTTLDELLKLNKKDHNVKIINFSRNFGKQAALTAGIDFSAGEAVIPIDADLQDPPELIPKLMEKWKEGYDIVYATRRLREGEGWFKRGSSFLFYRVIAKLVDINIPKDTGDFRLLNRTAVETLKKLKEQNRLMQGLFQWIGYRQTAIFYKRHKRNAGKPKQGYRKLWNLALSGITSFSNLPLQFATVFGLLIMLFAFIDAVLIVIRNLVYGYHVSGYASLLVVILFLGGVQLFTIGVLGEYIGRIYNEVKKRPLYIVRELVGFGQTNDKM
- a CDS encoding B12-binding domain-containing radical SAM protein, whose protein sequence is MPDHYGISIVFPRMKYTSGDPPLGVMYIATYLKKHLNAEVQIIDTTFHKSYDYVFKRIINFPTDIVGIFIDTLMFNDAIRIADMAKSLGKYVIAGGPHTTILPETVIPFVDALVIGEGELASLEIIKNLPDLKPVKGAWVKNGADIYKSNELNLSQSLDAIPFPNRSFIENERYMQYWHFMDVTEGYKKGTNIIGSRGCPFHCTYCQPTLRRLFGTRLRYRSPQNVVDEILSLKETLGIQAFIFQDDTLTIDKKWVIEFTDLLIKANTGLIWGCNTRADTIDRELLLRMHKAGLRKIQIGGESGTIRILSDVYKKGIVPEQVRKLVGMAHSAGVKTLVFFMLGAPGETRQEVISTIKFAKEIKSDEVTFNLTQPLPGTDLYEFMSNKKEYVIEKDYSHFDYYNRRAFNDVTISNRQLRFIRIMGFFYVYVRLSSF